The Deltaproteobacteria bacterium CG2_30_66_27 nucleotide sequence CAGGCGCAGAAGATCTTGCTCCGCGTGGAGAGCTGGGCGTGGACCTCCAGCCCGATGACCGTCTCGAATTCCATCGCTTCCTATCCCTCCAACGGCGCCACGCGCCGCAGCGGAAGGGCGCGCTCGATCGCCCCGGCGGCGGTGAAGAGCGTCTCCTCCCGGAACGATTTCGCGAGAAGCTGCGCCCCGATGGGGAGTCCCTCCGCGGAAAAACCGCACGGCACCGAGATCCCGGGGATCCCGGCCAGGTTGCACGGGATCGTGTAGATGTCGGACAGGTACATCGTGAGCGGATCGCCCGTCTTCTCCCCGAGGCGGAACGCCGGCGTCGGGGAGGTGGGGGTGAGGAGCACGTCCGCCGTCTCGAACGCCTTCGTGAAATCATCCCGGATCAGGGTGCGGACCTTTTGCGCCTTCCCGTAGAAGGCCTCGTAGTAGCCCGCGGAGAGCGCGTAGGCGCCGATCATGACGCGGCGCTTCACTTCATCGCCGAACCCCTCCGCCCGCGTCCGGGACATCATCTCGATCAGGCCCGAGGCCCCTTCCGCCCTGTGGCCGTACCGGACCCCATCGTACCTCGCGAGGTTGGACGACGCCTCCGCGGGGGCGATGAGATAGTACGCGGAGAGGGCGAACGAGGTGTGCGGCAGCGAAACCTCCACCACGGCGGCGCCCTGATCGGTGAGGGCCTCCAACGCCTTTTCCACCGCCGCGCGGACCTCGGGGGAAAGTCCGTCGCCCTCGTAATACTCTTTCGGAAGGCCGACGCGGAGCCCCTTGACCGGCCGATCCACCGCGGCGAGGTAGTCGGGCACGGGAAGATCGAGGCTGGTCGAGTCCCGCCGGTCGTGCCCGGCGATCACGCCGAGCAGCGCCGCCGTGTCGGCCACGGTCCGCGCGATCGGGCCGCCCTGGTCGAGCGACGAGGCGAAGGCGATCATCCCGTAGCGCGACACCCGGCCATACGTCGGCTTGACGCCCACCACGCCGCACAGGGAGGCCGGCTGGCGGATCGACCCGCCCGTGTCGGTCCCGACGCCCGCGAAGCACATCGCGGCGGCCACCGCCGCCGCCGTTCCCCCCGAGGAACCGCCCGGGATGCGCGACACGTCCCACGGGTTGCGGGTGGGGCCGAAGAAGGAGGTCTCCGTCGAGGAGCCCATCGCGAATTCGTCCATGTTGTGCTTGCCCAGCAGAACCGCGCCGG carries:
- the gatA gene encoding aspartyl/glutamyl-tRNA amidotransferase subunit A (allows the formation of correctly charged Asn-tRNA(Asn) or Gln-tRNA(Gln) through the transamidation of misacylated Asp-tRNA(Asn) or Glu-tRNA(Gln) in organisms which lack either or both of asparaginyl-tRNA or glutaminyl-tRNA synthetases; reaction takes place in the presence of glutamine and ATP through an activated phospho-Asp-tRNA(Asn) or phospho-Glu-tRNA); amino-acid sequence: MANVPVHEWTLLEAARRVREKEISSRELTGAILARIEALEPKVHAYITVLPEAAAVQAAACDEEQAKGALRGPFHGVPVGLKDIFCTRGVRTTCGSRILRDFLPPYDACVTEKVLGAGAVLLGKHNMDEFAMGSSTETSFFGPTRNPWDVSRIPGGSSGGTAAAVAAAMCFAGVGTDTGGSIRQPASLCGVVGVKPTYGRVSRYGMIAFASSLDQGGPIARTVADTAALLGVIAGHDRRDSTSLDLPVPDYLAAVDRPVKGLRVGLPKEYYEGDGLSPEVRAAVEKALEALTDQGAAVVEVSLPHTSFALSAYYLIAPAEASSNLARYDGVRYGHRAEGASGLIEMMSRTRAEGFGDEVKRRVMIGAYALSAGYYEAFYGKAQKVRTLIRDDFTKAFETADVLLTPTSPTPAFRLGEKTGDPLTMYLSDIYTIPCNLAGIPGISVPCGFSAEGLPIGAQLLAKSFREETLFTAAGAIERALPLRRVAPLEG